GATCAGCGCTTGCTAGACGCTTCTCACCGGGATTTGCGACGGGCGAGGGCCGCAGCGATAAACATTGTACCCACCTCTACTGGTGCAGCAAAAGCAGTGGCGCTGGTTATCCCAGACCTGAAAGGCAAGCTAAATGGTGTTGCCTTGCGCGTACCAACCCCGAACGTCTCAATGGTAGATTTCGTAGTTCAGGTTGAGAAGCGTACTATTACTGAAGAAGTTAACCAAGCTCTCAAAGATGCTGCCGAAGGCCCACTTAAAGGGATTTTGGACTACAGCGAACTAGAACTAGTATCTTCCGATTATCAAGGTAGTGATGCTTCTTCGATTGTCGATTCTAGCTTGACTTTGGTTATGGGCAATGACTTAGTAAAAGTTATGGCGTGGTATGACAATGAGTGGGGTTACAGCCAACGAGTCTTGGATTTGGCAGAGTTGGTAGCCGAGAAGTGGGTTTAATTAAACAGTGAGGAGTCAGGAGTGAGGAATAAGGAGGGAAGAGTTAACAGTGACGAATTAAAACTTCTAACTCATAACTCTTAACTATTGAAGTGTTGAAATCCCTGGCTAAGATTCAGAACTTGGTCAGGGAATTTTTTTTGCTCGTCGTGCAATATTACTGTCGATCCGGCTGTAATTCTGCCTGCGATCGCAGCACCTTGACCAAGATGTTGCACTAAGGCTGATGCTAATTCTTGTGGTAAACACAGTACTAATTCAAAGTCTTCGCCACCATATAGAGCATATTCTAGCGCTTGCTCTTGTGTCAGCCAATTGTCAAAAGCTGCTGGCATGGACATTTGTCTGCGTTCTAGGACAGCGCCAACCCCACTGGCGCGGCAAATTTGGATAATTGCATCTGCCAAACCATCGCTGCTATCCATACCAGCAATGAAGAGTTGGGAGTTAGGAGTTAAAATTTTCCAGAGGATTGGTAAGACATCTAATCGTGGCTGTGGGCGTTGATGTGCGCGGATTAGAGCCGTGCGTTCTGCATCTTTGAGGTTTTGTCCTAATTCGGGATGTAAGAGGAGTTCTAAGCCAGCGTGGGAGGCTCCATGAACGCCTGTAACGACGATCGCATCACCCACAATAGCAGCAGAACGGCGAATAATTTGACTAGGGTTAACTTGACCAAAAGCGGTAATTGACAGAGTAGTAACAGGTGATCGCACCACATCACCCCCAACAATTGGGGTATTGTATTTTTGCAGGCATTCTGTCATTCCCTGGTACAAACGTTCTATCCAACTAACTCTAAGTTCACCAGGGAGTCCCAACCCGACAGTGATTCCCAATGGAGAAGCGCCCATTGCTGCTAAATCTGATAAATTGGCAGCAGCAGCTCGCCAACCTGCATCTTCTGGGGAAGTGGTGAGGTTACTAAAATGCACACCATCAACCAGCACATCTGTAGTCACTACCAAAGATTGCCCTGGTGCAGTCTCAAGTACTGCTGCATCATCGCCGATAATTTCTGAAGGACAGAAGCGCTGTAATCTTTCTAAAATTCCTTGTTCACCAATGTCTTTTACTTGTTGAGAAGATAACTCACTGTTCACAATCGGTTTTTCGTGTTGCAAAATTACGAAGAAAACTGATGATTTGTTTTACTGTTTAAAATAAGGGTATCGTCTAGGAGCCAGTTGGGATGGTAACAACACCAGTAACCAGCATCACATTTGAGGAGTACTTAACCTATGATGATGGTAACGGTTCCCATTATGAACTGGTGGATGGAAAGCTAGAGCTAAGGAACCCACCAACTATTGAACATTTTCTGATTGCCAGTTTTTTGGATACTGCCTTGGAAGCAGAAATCAAACGTTGTAACTTTACTTGGCTGTGTTTTCGGGAAAGTGGGGTGAGAACGGGTAGAAATAAATCTAGGTTGACTGATTTGTGTGTAGTGACACTGGAGCAAGCTAGAGAATTGTTGAATGCTTCAGCAGTATTTGAGTCACCACCGTTACTAATTGTCGAAGTGGTCAGTCCTGAGTCGGTGAAACGGGACTATCGTTATAAACGCTCAGAATATGCGGTCTTAGAGGTTCCTGAATATTGGATTGTAGACCCACTAAAAGCAAAAATTTCGGTGTTACTACTGGAAGATGGATTTTACGAAGAAACAGTTTTTACAGCCACTGAGCAAATTGTATCACAGACTTTTCCAGAATTAGCTATTGCAGTTGATCGGGTGTTCACCGCCGGAAATCTGAATCAGGGGAGACGCGATTAATCGCGTCTGTACAAGAATTATTCTTCTCCTGTCCCCTGTGTCTTCTTATGCAGCTTGCGGTTCAACCAGATTTTCTATTCCCTGAACCACTTTTGCTGATTCGATTTTGTCACCAGCTTTCAGTTTATCCAAAACTTCTCTGCCTTCGGTAAGATAGCCGAAAACGGCATAACGACCATCCAAGAGGTTGCGTCCGGCGGGAGTGAGTTCTGGTTCAAAGAGAAAGAAGAAGAATTGCGAAGATCCACCATTTACTTCACTTTCAGGACGAGCCATCACTACTGCACCAAAGGCAGAAAAAGGTAGAACTGGCATATCAACGTAACGACCAGCTTCTTCTAGAGTAATGCCATAAGTAGGTGCTTTATCTCCTTGAACTAAGACTTCTAAGGGAATAGCACGATATTTGCCCGTTGTTGGATCAATGAAACCCACATCTTTCCCAGCAGGATCTCCAGTTTGGAGAAAGTAAGATTCTTCAGAACGGGTAAATTCTAAGCCATTATAAAAACCCCTCTGTACCAAATCTACAAAATTACCAGCAGTTACAGGAGCGCTGTAACCGTCTACTACAAGGGCCAAATCGCCTTTGTTGGTTTTAATTTCTACAGTGGCACGACCTTTAAGTTGTGGCAGGTTGCTGTACTCAGCAGGTACTTCAAAGGGGAATTGTTTCACCATTGACTCTTCTAGCTGAGTCACAAGATTCAGAAGTTTGCCTCTTTCTTGCAGAATTTGTTCTTTATCTTTGCTGTTCGCCAATTCCTGTAATTTACCCACCCCAGATTTCAACTCGGTAATCCAAGCTTCGGCTTGGGGTTGGCGTTCTGCGGGAACGCTTGTTAAGATTTGGGAAGGTTTATCGAGAATGCGGGATGCTTGGCTAATGTCTTTGGAAATAGCACCCCAACGTCGATTCGCCCGCAGTTGGGCAGAGATGTCCTCTAAACTGCCTTGTAGTTGCCGCACAGGTTTGTTATCTATCGGGAGTGCATACCGCAACAAAGCCTTTCCGTCGGTAATTGCATTGCCGGCTGGCAGTGCGGCGCTACTGGAGGGAGTCCACCCGACTGTAGTTATGCCTAAAAATATTGTTACCAGCAGTATTGCCATTAGGCTGTTCTTCAGCCAGGATTTTAATAAGTTAAGCATGGGATAACTCAAATGCAGCAGTGAATTGTTGACTGGACGTAACCCATAAATAATCTTCCCACGTTAGGTGATGAGTGGAGCAGAGGTCTAGGGCAGAGTAAAAATGACTAATGACAATGACAACTAAACTAATGACAAATGCCCAATGACGACCCTAGAAGGGTACAATAAATGCCGATTGTCTTCCAAAATTTGAAAGTTTCATGATCTCCAGTAACGACTTTCGACCCGGTGTTTCAATTGTATTGGATGGGTCTGTATGGCGAGTGCTTGAATTCCTACACGTCAAGCCAGGTAAAGGTTCAGCCTTTGTACGCACTAAGCTAAAAAATGTCCAAAGTGGGAGCGTTATGGAAAAAACGTTCCGCGCAGGGGAAACAGTGCCGCAAGCTACTTTAGAAAAAAGCACGATGCAGCATACCTATAAAGAAGGCGATGAGTTTGTCTTTATGGATATGGAAACCTACGAAGAAGGCAGATTGACTCGTGAGCAAATTGGCGATCGCGTCAAGTACCTGAAGGAAGGTATGGAAGCTGAAGTTATTAAATGGGGTGAGCAGGTTCTAGGAGTAGAGTTACCTAAGTCTGTAGTTCTGGAAATTGTCCAAACAGATCCAGGTTTAAAAGGTGACACTGCCACAGGTGGCTCAAAACCAGCAACTCTGGAAACTGGTGCAATTGTGATGGTTCCTTTGTTTATTTCTCAAGGAGAACGCATCAAAGTTGATACCCAGGAAGATAAATATATCAGCAGGGAATAACTTTCATCTCTACGGAAATGCAAGTCTCGATTTAAATCCCTACATAGGGATTAATTCCCTGCCACACTTAAAATGCTAATTTACGGATAGGTCGAGGTAATAAAAACTGTGCCATTGGACTTTAATGAAATCCGCCAACTTCTGGCAACTATCGCACAAACAGATATTGCAGAAGTCATACTCAAAAGCGATGACTTTGAGCTAACAGTCCGTAAGGCTGTGAGCATTAGCAATCAGATGTTGTCGTTAGGTCAAGGGACTTTAGGCGGTGTGGTAGGTTCAGGCTTGACATCGGGTTCATCTGGAGGAAACCAGATGAGCGGAAGTCAGGTAACGGAGGTGTCCACATCTCGTGTATTTGAGAATACTGGAACTAGCACACAAATGCAGTTATCAGTAAATCCTCCCTCAACCATTGACCAGAGATTAGTAGAAGTGCCTTCCCCAATGGTAGGAACGTTTTATCGCGCTCCTGCGCCTGGGGAAGCGGCATTTGTGGAAGTGGGCGATCGCGTCCGCAAGGGTCAAACAGTCTGTATCATTGAAGCCATGAAGCTGATGAATGAAATCGAAGCCGAAGTCTCTGGACAGGTGATGGAAATTCTTCTCCAAAATGGCGACGCTGTAGAATATGGTCAACCTTTGATGCGAATTAACCCCGATTAAGTATTAATGTATATATGATGTGAGTCATTGTTAAAATTTTCTTTCCTTGCGGGTTAACCCTGATGAAACAAACGTTGCCTTTACCACCAGAAGTGGTGCAACAAGTAGCTGAATACTTCAGCCTGTTAAGTGAGCCAATGCGCCTGCGGCTGTTACACTTATTACGGGATGAAGAAAAATGCGTGCAAGAGTTGGTAGAGGCAACACAGACTTCTCAGGCAAATGTTTCAAAACACCTGAAGGTAATGTGGCAAGCAGGTATTCTTAGCCGCCGCAGTGAAGGAACTTGCGCCTATTACCGGGTGGAAGATCAAATGATTTTTGATTTGTGTAATCGGGTTTGCGATCGCCTCGCCACAAGGTTGGAGCAGCAAGCCCGTAATTTTCGTGTGTTAAATAGTAAACGGTAAGTTTAAGAGAGTTATGAGTTATGAGTTATGAGTTAAAACTCCTCACTCCTAACTTCTAACTCCTAACTTTTTTAAAGGGGATAATCTTTCTGAAACTGTTCGCGAGTTAGCGGTTGTTGTAACTCTACACCCTCACCGCCTAAAACATCTAAGGGTTTGCCGTTCACGTCAATGTACACTTTGGCTTTGGGATTTAAAGTTGTGGCAGTGTAAACAACTTGTCCTACGCGACCCATCATTGAGGTGCTACCGCCACCGCTGGTAAAATCTTCAGATAAATTAACGTGAACCTCATTATTTTCTGCCTTCAGTCCCAATAGCTTGGTTCCTTTAGGGATGGTTGTCGAATCTGTCCCTTCTGTTGGGCCTGCTAACAAACTTTGGAAAGCTGCTTCTAAAGGCTGGTTGGGTCGAATAGAAGCGACTTTAACAGGCTGGGGAACCAAAGTAACATTTTTGTTGTTTGATCTTAGCCAATAAACGTTGGGGGTTTGCTCATTACCTAGCTGCCTAGTTGATGGCTGTGCTGACTGTTCAATGCGGCCAGAAGGGTTTGATGGTGTGGGAGTATTGCTGGATTGTGTGGTAAACCAAGCTACACCGCCACCCACCGCTACAACCGCTGCTGACACAGCTGCAATTACGCCTGAAGAAATACGATTAGATCCTTGTTGGTCTTTCATGTTCAAAACCTTCCTAACTGAGGGCTGATATGGTAGTTATGTGAGGAGCAGCCTGGTTAAAGACGATACTTATAAGTAGAGAGTTTCCCACAATCGAGAGGAGACTTGATGGCTTTTAATTCTGCAAGTCCCTAATCCAATTCTAGAATTTTTATTTCTAATCCGTCACCTGCCAGATTATGTAAATTTTTGGGAGTCGGGAGTAAAGAAGGGAATAGGTTACAGGTTACAGATTATTCCCTATAACCTGTCACCTCTTCCCTTATCCCAAGTCTCTATGCCCTATTGCTTCTGTAATCCATTGTTTGAGTATTTTTGTAACTTCATCAATGACTATTTCTTGAGATTTACGGGTGGCTCTTTCTACAACTTCAACTTTGCCATTAGCGATCGCGCGTCCGGTTACAATTCTATAAGGTATGCCAATCAAGTCCGCATCTTTAAATTTGACTCCCGCCCGTTCGTCGCGGTCATCTAGTAGGGTTTCAATTCCCGCTTGATTGAGTTCTGTGTAAAGTTTTTGGGCGATTTCGATTTGTTGAGCATCCTTTATGTTGGGAATTGTGACGATCGCGTGGTATGGTGCGATCGCAACTGGCCAAATAATCCCATCTTTATCGTAAGATTGCTCGACGGCAGCTTGTGCTAATCGTGACACACCTACACCAAAACAACCCATAAATAGCGGTTTTTCTTCACCCTGTTCATTGGTATAAGTTGCACCCATCGCTTGGGAATATTTAGTGCCTAATTGGAAGATGTGACCTACTTCAATTCCACGAGCACTTTGTAGGATTTGTTCTGGGTTGTGGATGGCGCGATCGCCTGGTTTGGACTTACGAATATCTACTATTCTATCTGGTAACTTAAATTGCTCACCCCAATTAGCACCAACTACATGATAACCAGCTTCATTTGCGCCTGTAACAAAGTTTTTTAAATCAACGGCTGTTTGATCCACTAAGCGCAAAAACTTGGGATGAATCTGTTTATTAGCAGTAATATAATCATCTGCAATATCCGGCGCAATGTAGCCTAAAGGTAGAGATTTCGCTGTCCATGCTTGCTGGGCTTCTACATTTGGTACATTCAAACTAATAATAGTTTTAGCACCATATTCAGAAGCTAATTTGGTCAATTCATTTTGCAATTTGACTTCATTAACTTCCTGATCGCCTCGGATACTCACCAAAACTAACACCGTTATACCATTATCATAAACTGTCTGATAAAGGACATTTTTCACTAATTGAGTGGGAGAACAGTTGAGGAGTTGACAGACCTTTTCAATGGTTTCTGTTCCAGGTGTATCGCGTTTTTCGTAGGTTGTAAACCGTGAGGTTTCGGCGTCAATTGGTAAAGAAACAGCCTTTTCTACGTTAGCGGCGTATTTACCATCCTCAGTGTAGAGAACTTCATCTTCACCCGCTTCCGCCAAAATCATAAATTCTGTGGAACCAGAACCGCCAATTGCACCAGAATCAGCTTCCACTGCCCGAAAAGCTAAACCAGAACGTCGCAGGATATTGCTATACGCTTTATACATATCCTGGTAAGTTTCCTTGAGGCTGGCTTCATCGGTATGGAAGGAGTAACCGTCTTTCATGATAAATTCTCGTCCGCGCATTAAACCAAAGCGGGGACGAATTTCATCGCGGAATTTGGTTTGAATTTGGTAGAGATGTAGGGGTAGTTGGCGATACGAGCGAATCATATCACGAGCGATCGCTGTGATGACTTCTTCATGAGTTGGGCCTAATCCTAATTGTTGCTCGCGGCGGTCAATTAGGGAAAACATGATCCCCTCAGCTTTGGTGTAAGTGTCCCAGCGTCCCGATTCCTTCCATAAATCAGCAGGTTGTAATTGTGGCAAAAGACATTCTTGTGCGCCTGTAGCGTTCATTTCTTCCCGCACAATCTGGGAAACTTTTTGCAATACCCGCCACATTAGCGGGAGATAAGCATAAATACCGCTACCGATGCGACGGATGTAGCCTGCACGGAGTAATAATTTATGACTGGGAATCTCAGCATCAGCCGGATCATCCCGCAGTGTAACAAATAACATTTGTGAAAGTCGCATCGTTTATTCCCTTATTCCCTTTCCAAAATCTCTAATTTGTTTTTGACATTCCCCAAATTGCTAATTCGGGGATTCTACATTCACAGACTCGCCGTTAGACGACAGGCTTTTGCCAACCGCCCAAGAGGGCAAATCTCCTGTAGCGTAAATTCCCGTATGCCCTACGGTACTCAGTCCTAATTTCAAAATATTGATGCTAGCGTTTATGTCCCTATCCGCTACATAGTTGCAATGTGGGCAAACATGAGTTCTTGTAGACAGAGATTTTTTCACTTTCTCGCCACAGTTAGAACAGTTTTGACTTGTATTATGGGGAGGGATTGCAACAGTCACCTTCCCGTATTTGTGACCAAAATATTCTAACCACTGACGGAAAGTGTACCAACCAGCATCACTGATAGATTTAGCTAGATGTCGATTTTTCACAAGCCCTTTCACATTTAAATCTTCATAGGCTACCAAATCATTAGATTGGATGACGGAGTATGCTAATCTCTTGCAATACTCTTTTCGTTGCCTACTTACTTTTAAATGCTTCCGGGCATATCTATTTCTAGCTTTGTGGTAATTGTTTGATTGCCGGATCTTGGCTTTCTTTTTGGCTGCACTAAACTTCTTGGACTTTTTACGATTAGCGCGGTTTAAGGCTTTTTCGGATTTGCGGTAAAACTTAGGCGCAGGTTCTACATTACCTTTGCTATCGGCAATAAAATACTTCAAACCTAAGTCGATACCAACTACTTGTTGAGTCGGTTGTGCTTCTACTTTAGCATCCACATCAACCGCAAATTGAGCGTAATACCCATCAGCACGACGCACCAAACGGACACGCTTAATTTGCTTGATATTGTAGTAATTTAGGTCGTAAGTTCCCTTTAGTTTCAGGGTTCCAATGCCTTTCTTGTCTGAGAAAGTTATGGCTTTACGAGTAACAGAAAGTTTCCACCCAGTTGATTTATATTCAACCGAACGGCAATTTTTCTTAAATTTGGGAAAGCCTTTCTTACTCAAGTCCTTGTTCTTGCAGTTATCGTAAAATCGAGAAATTGCACCCCAAGAACGTTCAGCCGCAGATTGCCTAGCCATTGAGTTGAGTTCATTAGCAAAGGGAAACTCAGCAGCTAATACCGCGCAATATTTATTGAGATCATATCTACCAACATTTTTGTTATCCATCCAGTAGCGCAAGCACTTGTTTTGAATGAACTGGCTGGTACGTATAGCCTCATCTATAGCGCAATACTGCCTGTCTTTTCCTTTAACCTTGAACTCGTAAATAATCAATGGTATCGACCAATTAACCACATATTTATGTTAACATTCTTGACATAAGATAGCCCAATACATTTGGCACATTCGCTTATATCCTCCGTTTAAAAACGGGGGATATAAGCATCACGCCTCATAAACCAATACGCTTGGGTTAAGGTCTACTGGCAACAATTTTGGGTTTTCGAGACGCGATAAATCGCCGTCTCTACAAGTGTTTTGCTGCTCATTCTGAACTGGATTGTGATGTGATCTTTGGAACTATTTAATCTAAGTCGAAGTGCGAAATCTACCCACACAATTATCGGGTGAAGATGTATTACCAGGATTTGGTTTAAGTCTTTCTTGTTATTAAGATTTGCAAGTGCTGCTAAACTCCACTATCTGCCAACACTTCCCATTGCAGCAAGCCCTACTTTATAAGTCTGCGTAAAGACTCTTCATTAAAATAATCTGCGTAGGCGGGCTAAGAAGGTATCCTAGTTTTCTAACCTAAGTCATGTGCCAAGCACAGCGCAATAGGCAGGTTTTACTTTGACTTCATTACTCAGGGCATATTACAGCCGTTAGGATATCTTAAAAGAAATAACCATCAGGCGATTAGAATCAGGGAATCTTTAGGAGAAACTACTTTGGCAGATGTAATTTATCAAGCACAAGCACCCTTAGAATTTATTCCCCCCGCGTTTAACCCTTTATTGCTACGAGTTGTTCATCTGTTGCTACCCAGTTGGATAAAATGGCAAACACCTATTACCCAAATTGAAGCAGACAACGTAGAAGTTCTGGTGGATCTCTATCGCCAGTTTCAGGAGGGTAAGATCCGTTTTATGCTGGCATTTCGCCATCCGAAAACAGACGATCCGTTTTGTTTGGGTTACTTGCTGTCTCAAATTGTACCAAAGACAGCGCGATCGCAAGGTACAACACTACAACATCCCATTCATGCTCATTTTATCTATGATCGCGGTATTCCTCTATGGGCAGGTTCCCATGTTGGCTGGATTGCTTCTCATTTAGGTGGGACTCCGATTCAGCGCGGTAAGGCTGACTGGACGGGGTTACGTTCGGCGCGTGACTTGTTCGCCAATGGGAAATTTCCGATGGCGGCTGCGCCAGAAGGTGCTACCAATGGTTTATCAGAGAATATCAGCCCGCTAGAACCTGGTATTGCCCAATTAGGCTTTTGGTGTGCTGAAGACTTGCACAAAGCTGAACGCCCCGAACAGGTTCTAATTTTACCAGTTGGGATTAAATATAGTTACGTTGATGCTCCTTGGGATGCGATCGCTAATCTTTTAAGTGAATTGGAAGCGGCTAGTGGTTTACCTGTAAATCCACCAGAAAATGCTTCTATAGAGTCGCTTTATCCCCGGTTGTTGGCTTTGGCAGAACATTTACTTTTGCTAATGGAAGAATTTTACACGCGGTTTTATCATCAAAAACTGCCAGATGCGAAGATTGTCAACGGGCAAATTCCAGATAGAAATGAAGCGTTAGCAGTTCGTCTACAAGCTTTGTTGAATGCAGCGTTGTTAATCTCAGAACAGTATTTTAATTTGCAGTCAAAAGGTAGTTTGAGCGATCGTTGTCGGCGAGTAGAACAAGCAGGTTGGAATTATATATTTAGAGAAGAATTTAAAGATGTAAAAGGAGTATCTGCGGTTGAAAGAGCTTTAGGCGATCGCGTTGCAGAAGAAGCCAATGCCCGGATGTGGCACATGCGTTTAGTAGAAAGCTTTGTGGCTGTTTCTGGTAATTATATTCGTGAAAATCCAACAGTAGAAAGGTTTGCTGAGACGACTTTAATTTTATGGCAAATGATTGCTAAAATCAAAGGTAATAAAGCTGTGCAGCGTCCACAGTTGGGTAAGCAAAAAGTAAAAATAATTGTGGGTGAACCTATATCCATTTCTGAGCGTTACCCAGCGTATAAGGAAAATCGTTTGGGTGCTAGACAAGCTGTTGCTGATGTAACAAACGATTTACAACACGCGTTGGAAGGTTTGATTTGATTAGAAGGGTTGCATTGTTTGCTAGTAACCATAATAAAGCTGTCAGTCGTCAGAGGCTTATTGATTTCAACCCCTGCCTCCTGACTCTCTTAAATAATAAAGCGCAATGTAAATGCCCAAGTGTTCATCCAAATCGGATATTACTTTTTAAAGTAGATCGCGCGTTTAGATGCTCTGTACGGAGATGCTAGGGGGATATGGTTTATTAAGCTTGCACAAACCCAAAAGTTTTTCAAAACTGTCTAAATAAATGGGTGCAGATAATCGCAGGCTGCTAGACCTGCTTGCCTTTGCTCCTATTTCACTTTCATACAATTGGGTTAGATAACGGCAATTGTAACTAAATATGTCATTTTTCATTTGAGTTTTATAAAATTAACGTTAAGTTATCCAAATTATATTTTCAGAAAAATCACGCTTTTCTCTATTTGTAATTCCAATTACAAATAGAGAAGCCCAAAAAATTGTGATTCTCTAAATCAATCAATTTATAAATAATGAAAACTCAAAACTTATTCAATTTTCTGAAGGTTGGTATTGCTACTTTTGGAATCTTCTTTGTGGCTGCTCAAGGAGCCTATGCCTCAGACTTAAAGGGAACAGCATTTAGCATATCTTTGGAGTGTCTGAACGACACTACCGGACTTTTGATGGGTCAAAACTCCACTGATGCTAGCGGATGGCAGTATTCATTTGATTCAAACAAAGATGGGATGAACGGGAATTACTGGGTTGGTGCCGCGGCAGGAAAAGTAAATCCCTACGATCTCTCTGGTATGGCTATCAAAGAAACTGCTACCAGTATCATTGTAGCAATCAATGGCAACATGAAGTTAACAGGAGAGGCTGAACAGGGTGCTGCTGACGGTCAGATTGGATATGGCGATTTGTTCTTCAACATGGCGGGTAAAACCTTTGAAAATGCTATGAGCAGTGGCGATTTGTTTGGGATTCATTTCGCTTCAGCAAATGCTTCAGGGGTACAACAACTTGGTGTTTATAGTAATGTTCAAGCAAAGACAGTTACTAATATCAAAGAAGGCTACACTGTTGGATATGGTGGTTTGGCAGGAGATGGATGGATTTCTTACGAAACTCAGGTAAAACAAGGTGGTGGCGTTGTCGGTTATGGTGATTTGACCAGTAGTTACTTTACCAATAACGGGAAAGACAAGACATTTAATCTCAATGTCATCAACTCTGGAAACTATCTGAGTGGAATCTCATTCCTAGCACAAGGTAATGTAACGCAGCAGTTGCTAACCACTGGCTATGATGCCAGCAAATTCAACGGCACACAAACCATTGCATTTGAATTCAAGAAATCTTCTATTGTCCAATCGACTCCTGAGCCTGCTAGCCTTGCTGGTTTAGGAATCGTCGGTCTGGCTTTGGCTGGTAGCAAGCTACGCAAGAAATTAGCGTAGCCATTGAGTAGGGACTATTCGCAATACGGCTTGATTTATCTTCGGTGATTATAGACAAAATAAAAGACTATTTTCTTTCATGTAAATGATCGCTGGAGTAATGGAATTTTGGATGAAGCTTAAGCAAAAAGTATCCCAAGCTGTATAGATTTACTCACTAAATATTAAATAGGTAAATTTCAATGCCCTTACTTTTTAGCAAGGGCATTTTTTTCTAAGATAGTTATCAAATACAAAACTATTCAGGCAATTCTCTAAATAATCTCGGTAACGCTCATGACATTTTTCAAATATAGGCAGACAAGCTCTTAGTTATTGTGATTATTCAATTCCTGAATTACTATTCCTTATTAAAAGAAATTGATAATTTAAGCAGAGAATAAAAGATACAATTAATTCATTATTTGACTAGACAAATAGAAAAGAAAGACCCCAAAACAGAATCAGAAAATTTAGTTGAATTATTTCAAAGCTCTCCTCTAGTTGGTGTGGATATAGATTTAAAACGTCAAAGAGACCTTGACAACCGCCAACTAGAATTATGAATTATATTTTAGATACAAATATTATTTCTGAATTACTGATTATCTGTGCGATCGCTCTAGTACCTATCCATTGCTAAGTAATAATCAGATTTAACCGCTATAATTTTAGTGAGTTTTAGGGAAACCAGCCATGTTAGAGTACAGTCTGCCGAGGTACTTGCCAAGCGCCGAAGAACTACCCGACTCTGATGAAACGCCTGTGGATAATGAACTGCAAGAATTAATACCAGGCTTGCTGAAAGCAATATTGCTGATACTTTGGGCGGAACGCATGGACTGGTT
This portion of the Nostoc sp. GT001 genome encodes:
- a CDS encoding XDD3 family exosortase-dependent surface protein; translated protein: MKTQNLFNFLKVGIATFGIFFVAAQGAYASDLKGTAFSISLECLNDTTGLLMGQNSTDASGWQYSFDSNKDGMNGNYWVGAAAGKVNPYDLSGMAIKETATSIIVAINGNMKLTGEAEQGAADGQIGYGDLFFNMAGKTFENAMSSGDLFGIHFASANASGVQQLGVYSNVQAKTVTNIKEGYTVGYGGLAGDGWISYETQVKQGGGVVGYGDLTSSYFTNNGKDKTFNLNVINSGNYLSGISFLAQGNVTQQLLTTGYDASKFNGTQTIAFEFKKSSIVQSTPEPASLAGLGIVGLALAGSKLRKKLA
- a CDS encoding transposase; the encoded protein is MIIYEFKVKGKDRQYCAIDEAIRTSQFIQNKCLRYWMDNKNVGRYDLNKYCAVLAAEFPFANELNSMARQSAAERSWGAISRFYDNCKNKDLSKKGFPKFKKNCRSVEYKSTGWKLSVTRKAITFSDKKGIGTLKLKGTYDLNYYNIKQIKRVRLVRRADGYYAQFAVDVDAKVEAQPTQQVVGIDLGLKYFIADSKGNVEPAPKFYRKSEKALNRANRKKSKKFSAAKKKAKIRQSNNYHKARNRYARKHLKVSRQRKEYCKRLAYSVIQSNDLVAYEDLNVKGLVKNRHLAKSISDAGWYTFRQWLEYFGHKYGKVTVAIPPHNTSQNCSNCGEKVKKSLSTRTHVCPHCNYVADRDINASINILKLGLSTVGHTGIYATGDLPSWAVGKSLSSNGESVNVESPN
- a CDS encoding proline--tRNA ligase, which gives rise to MRLSQMLFVTLRDDPADAEIPSHKLLLRAGYIRRIGSGIYAYLPLMWRVLQKVSQIVREEMNATGAQECLLPQLQPADLWKESGRWDTYTKAEGIMFSLIDRREQQLGLGPTHEEVITAIARDMIRSYRQLPLHLYQIQTKFRDEIRPRFGLMRGREFIMKDGYSFHTDEASLKETYQDMYKAYSNILRRSGLAFRAVEADSGAIGGSGSTEFMILAEAGEDEVLYTEDGKYAANVEKAVSLPIDAETSRFTTYEKRDTPGTETIEKVCQLLNCSPTQLVKNVLYQTVYDNGITVLVLVSIRGDQEVNEVKLQNELTKLASEYGAKTIISLNVPNVEAQQAWTAKSLPLGYIAPDIADDYITANKQIHPKFLRLVDQTAVDLKNFVTGANEAGYHVVGANWGEQFKLPDRIVDIRKSKPGDRAIHNPEQILQSARGIEVGHIFQLGTKYSQAMGATYTNEQGEEKPLFMGCFGVGVSRLAQAAVEQSYDKDGIIWPVAIAPYHAIVTIPNIKDAQQIEIAQKLYTELNQAGIETLLDDRDERAGVKFKDADLIGIPYRIVTGRAIANGKVEVVERATRKSQEIVIDEVTKILKQWITEAIGHRDLG
- a CDS encoding 1-acyl-sn-glycerol-3-phosphate acyltransferase is translated as MADVIYQAQAPLEFIPPAFNPLLLRVVHLLLPSWIKWQTPITQIEADNVEVLVDLYRQFQEGKIRFMLAFRHPKTDDPFCLGYLLSQIVPKTARSQGTTLQHPIHAHFIYDRGIPLWAGSHVGWIASHLGGTPIQRGKADWTGLRSARDLFANGKFPMAAAPEGATNGLSENISPLEPGIAQLGFWCAEDLHKAERPEQVLILPVGIKYSYVDAPWDAIANLLSELEAASGLPVNPPENASIESLYPRLLALAEHLLLLMEEFYTRFYHQKLPDAKIVNGQIPDRNEALAVRLQALLNAALLISEQYFNLQSKGSLSDRCRRVEQAGWNYIFREEFKDVKGVSAVERALGDRVAEEANARMWHMRLVESFVAVSGNYIRENPTVERFAETTLILWQMIAKIKGNKAVQRPQLGKQKVKIIVGEPISISERYPAYKENRLGARQAVADVTNDLQHALEGLI